The following coding sequences are from one Triticum aestivum cultivar Chinese Spring chromosome 5A, IWGSC CS RefSeq v2.1, whole genome shotgun sequence window:
- the LOC123101661 gene encoding hsp70-Hsp90 organizing protein 1-like yields the protein MAFDPSPDDCAAILANRSLSTLRGGNGRAALSDATMCRMARPLWPKACYREGAALMLLKKYERACEAFVDGLKLDPTNGDLANALREAQEAAKNARRREK from the exons ATGGCATTTGACCCTAGTCCAGATGATTGTGCGGCCATATTGGCAAATAGGAGTCTCAGTACGTTGCGCGGTGGGAATGGAAGAGCTGCTCTCTCTGATGCTACCATGTGCAGGATGGCGCGACCTCTTTGGCCAAAAGCTTGCTATCGAGAAGGCGCTGCTCTTATGTTATTGAAG AAGTACGAGAGAGCATGCGAGGCTTTTGTGGATGGCTTGAAGCTTGACCCTACAAATGGTGATCTTGCAAATGCTTTAAG GGAAGCCCAAGAAGCAGCAAAGAATGCTCGTCGCCGTGAAAAGTGA
- the LOC123105427 gene encoding eukaryotic translation initiation factor 3 subunit B: MALAISMEAIDARARELGIDLDSVDVDSITLPPGEDFDILSDDEDLLQNEDIPELEMGFSNIIVVDNLPVVPPEKYEKLENVVRKIYSQIGVIKEGGLWMPTHPETKKTYGYCFIEYNTPQEAELAREKTNGYKLDKSHIFAVNMFDDFEKYMKVPDEWAPAEIKPYTPGENLLKWLTDDKARDQFVIRAGTFTEVYWNDARRAMPELVYQKQYWTDSYIQWSPLGTHLATVHRQGAQVWGGDDKFVRLMRFAHPQVKLIDFSPGEKYLITYSSQEPSNPRDTHRVVLNIFDVRTGKVMRDFKGSADDFTTGGNMGVSGVSWPIFRWGGGRDDKYFARLGKNVISVYETDTFSLIDKKSLKVENVVDFSWSPSDPIISLFVPELGGGNQPARVSLVQIPGKEEIRQKNLFSVSDCKMYWQNNGEYLAVQVDRYTKTKKSIYTGFELFRIKERDIPIEVFELENKNDKIIAFAWEPKGHRFAVIHGDGPKPDISFYTMKAVNNNVSRVSKLTTLKGKQANALFWSPAGRFIVLAGLKGFNGQLEFFNVDDLETMATGEHFMATDIMWDPTGRFLATAVTSVHEMENGFQIWSFNGKLIYKISKDHFYQFQWRPRPPSLLTPEKEEDISKNLKRYSKKYEQEDLDVSNQVGEQERKRRTQLQEEWQGWVAKWKQLHEEERSYRMELRGGEESDKEEEAEYKEIEAEELVDVTEEIVAFDLDQE; the protein is encoded by the exons ATGGCGCTAGCGATCTCGATGGAAGCCATAGATGCGCGCGCGCGGGAGCTGGGGATCGACCTCGACTCCGTCGACGTCGACTCCATCACCCTCCCGCCCGGCGAGGACTTCGACATCCTCAG TGATGATGAGGATTTACTTCAGAATGAAGACATTCCAGAGCTGGAGATGGGCTTTTCAAACATTATTGTGGTGGACAATCTGCCCGTTGTTCCCCCAGAAAAGTATGAGAAGCTGGAGAACGTCGTACGCAAGATATACAGTCAAATTGGTGTCATCAAAGAAGGTGGGCTTTGGATGCCTACACACCCAGAGACCAAGAAGACCTACGGCTACTGCTTCATTGAATATAACACTCCGCAG GAAGCTGAGCTTGCTAGGGAAAAAACAAATGGCTACAAACTGGACAAATCTCACATATTTGCTGTTAATATGTTTGATGACTTTGAGAAGTACATGAAAGTTCCTGATGAATGGGCGCCAGCTGAAATCAAGCCATACACTCCTGGA GAAAATCTTCTGAAGTGGCTAACTGATGATAAGGCCAGAGATCAGTTTGTGATCCGTGCTGGAACGTTTACTGAAGTGTACTGGAACGATGCCAGACGGGCAATGCCTGAGCTTGTGTACCAAAAGCAG TACTGGACGGATAGTTATATCCAATGGTCCCCTCTTGGAACACACTTGGCTACCGTGCATAGGCAGGGCGCACAGGTGTGGGGTGGTGATGATAAGTTTGTTCGTCTAATGCGCTTTGCTCATCCACAG GTGAAACTCATTGATTTCTCTCCCGGTGAGAAATATTTGATCACTTACAGCAGCCAGGAGCCCAGCAACCCTAGGGACACACAT AGGGTCGTACTAAATATCTTTGATGTACGCACTGGAAAAGTGATGCGGGACTTCAAGGGAAGTGCTGATGATTTCACTACTGGTGGAAATATGGGTGTCTCTGGTGTTTCATGGCCTATCTTCAG GTGGGGTGGTGGAAGAGATGATAAGTATTTTGCTAGACTTGGAAAGAATGTCATATCTGTCTATGAGACTGATACGTTCTCTCTTATCGATAAGAAGTCCCTAAAGGTAGAAAATGTGGTTGACTTCAGTTGGTCTCCTTCTGATCCTATCATATCACTCTTTGTGCCTGAATTAGGTGGTGGAAACCAGCCTGCCAGG GTGAGTCTTGTGCAAATTCCGGGCAAAGAGGAGATTCGGCAGAAAAACCTTTTCAGTGTTAGCGACTGCAAAATGTACTGGCAGAACAATGGAGAATATCTGGCTGTCCAGGTAGACAGGTACACAAAAACAAAGAAGAGCATTTACACTGGGTTCGAGCTGTTCAGAATCAAGGAACGAGACATCCCAATTGAGGTCTTTGAATTGGAAAACAAGAATGACAAGATAATTGCCTTTGCATGGGAGCCTAAAGGTCACCGCTTTGCTGTTATTCATGGTGATGGGCCTAAGCCTGATATAAGTTTCTACACCATGAAAGCAGTCAACAATAATGTTAGTCGTGTGTCCAAGCTCACCACACTCAAGGGCAAGCAGGCCAATGCATTGTTCTGGTCTCCTGCTGGGCGTTTCATTGTTCTGGCAGGGCTGAAGGGTTTCAATGGCCAGCTGGAGTTCTTCAACGTTGATGATCTTGAGACCATGGCGACAGGAGAACATTTTATGGCGACTGACATCATGTGGGATCCTACTGGAAG ATTTCTCGCAACTGCAGTTACGTCGGTTCATGAGATGGAAAATGGTTTCCAAATTTGGTCCTTCAATGGGAAGCTAATTTACAAGATTTCAAAGGATCACTTCTATCAG TTCCAATGGCGCCCAAGGCCACCATCTCTACTTACTCCTGAGAAGGAGGAGGACATCTCAAAGAACCTCAAGCGGTACAGCAAGAAGTATGAACAAGAGGATCTGGACGTGTCCAACCAGGTGGGCGAGCAAGAGCGCAAGAGACGGACGCAGCTTCAAGAGGAATGGCAAGGATGGGTGGCCAAGTGGAAGCAGCTGCACGAGGAGGAGCGATCATACAGGATGGAGCTGAGAGGCGGGGAGGAGAGCGACAAGGAAGAAGAGGCGGAGTACAAGGAGATTGAGGCGGAGGAGTTGGTGGATGTCACGGAAGAAATTGTTGCCTTTGACCTGGACCAGGAGTGA
- the LOC123105429 gene encoding diphosphomevalonate decarboxylase 2, with translation MGATEPQWVLMATGRSPTNIAVIKYWGKRDEALILPVNDSISVTLDPDHLSATTTVAASPAFPSDRMWLNGKEISLSGGRFQSCLREIRKRARDVDDEKKGIKIKKEDWEKLHVHIASYNNFPTAAGLASSAAGLACLVFTLGKLMNVNEDYGELSSIARQGSGSACRSIYGGFVKWCMGKNDDGSDSMAVQLVNESHWDDLVIIIAVVSSKQKETSSTSGMRDTVETSPLLQYRAQTVVPSRILKMEDAIKNRDFESFARLTCADSNQFHAVCLDTSPPIFYMNDTSHRIISLVEKWNHSEGTPQVAYTFDAGPNAVLIARNRKTATLLLQRLLYTFPPQENDLDSYMLGDKSILSDAGLQSIADVEALPAPPEMKAPNQKFKGDVSYFICSRPGAGPKVLTDEGHALIDSATGLAKGV, from the exons GGGGGCGACGGAGCCGCAGTGGGTGCTGATGGCCACGGGGCGGTCGCCGACCAACATCGCGGTGATCAAGTACTGGGGGAAGCGGGACGAGGCGCTCATCCTCCCCGTCAACGACAGCATCAGCGTCACCCTCGACCCCGACCACctctccgccaccaccaccgtcgCTGCCAGCCCCGCATTCCCATCCGACCGCATGTGGCTCAACGGCAAG GAGATCTCATTGTCGGGCGGGAGATTCCAGAGCTGCCTGAGGGAGATACGGAAGCGGGCTCGTGATGTCGACGACGAGAAAAAGGGGATCAAGATCAAGAAAGAGGACTGGGAAAAGTTGCATGTCCACATAGCGTCCTACAACAACTTCCCAACCGCTGCCGGTTTGGCCTCTTCGGCTGCTGGCCTTGCTTGTCTTG TTTTCACCCTGGGGAAGCTAATGAACGTGAATGAAGATTACGGAGAACTTTCTTCAATAGCAAG GCAGGGGTCTGGAAGTGCATGCCGCAGTATATATGGTGGATTTGTGAAATGGTGTATGGGAAAA AATGACGACGGAAGTGACAGCATGGCAGTACAGCTTGTTAACGAGTCACACTGGGATGATCTTGTTATAATCATAGCAGTG GTCAGTTCAAAGCAGAAGGAAACCAGTAGCACCAGTGGGATGCGAGACACTGTTGAAACAAGCCCCCTCTTGCAGTACAGGGCCCAG ACTGTAGTGCCAAGTCGGATATTGAAAATGGAAGATGCTATCaagaatcgtgattttgaatccTTCGCCAGGTTAACTTGTGCCGATAGCAACCAGTTTCATGCTGTATGTTTGGACACGAGTCCTCCCATCTTCTACATGAACGACACATCACACAG GATAATTAGCCTTGTGGAAAAGTGGAATCACTCGGAAGGAACACCACAG GTTGCCTACACATTTGATGCTGGGCCTAACGCTGTCCTAATAGCACGGAACCGCAAAACTGCCACCCTTCTCCTTCAGAGGCTCTTATACACTTTCCCCCCACAGGAGAATGACTTGGACAG CTATATGCTTGGCGATAAATCGATCCTAAGCGATGCTGGTTTGCAATCCATAGCCGATGTCGAGGCCCTTCCAGCGCCTCCGGAAATGAAAGCTCCAAACCAAAAATTCAAAGGTGATGTTAGCTACTTCATCTGTAGCAGGCCTGGGGCCGGCCCAAAAGTTCTCACCGATGAGGGCCATGCCTTGATTGATTCAGCCACGGGGCTTGCGAAAGGAGTGTAA
- the LOC123108053 gene encoding uncharacterized protein, producing the protein MGSVVGTAASGVGTLLGGAVAAPFRAILGASCEGVCSGTWDVACFLEHLCAASLARLFMVIVLTYVVLFFAYLVCKAGIVRCVAKNACKVAGAACSGCCHALKGSSCFLWRKLRDTKRVYHGRRRRRHPDVETGAGDWGSDEEESDGDGGHGHGTRRWGRAREGSSSSSVRERRKDRLRRSLRLRRLVSHKEQYATARSHGAGRHHRGRGGVPSTSLRVDDGRKFKRVRR; encoded by the coding sequence ATGGGATCCGTGGTGGGCACGGCGGCGAGCGGCGTGGGCACGCTGCTCGGcggcgccgtcgccgcgcccttcaGGGCCATCCTCGGCGCGTCCTGCGAGGGCGTCTGCTCGGGGACGTGGGACGTTGCCTGCTTCCTGGAGCACCTCTGCGCCGCCAGCCTGGCCAGGCTCTTCATGGTCATCGTCCTCACCTACGTCGTGCTCTTCTTCGCCTACCTCGTCTGCAAAGCCGGGATCGTCCGCTGCGTCGCCAAGAACGCCTGCAAGGTCGCCGGCGCCGCGTGCTCCGGCTGCTGCCACGCACTGAAGGGATCCTCGTGCTTCCTCTGGCGCAAGCTGCGGGACACCAAGCGCGTgtaccatggccgccgccgccggcggcatcCGGACGTGGAGACGGGAGCGGGAGATTGGGGCtccgacgaggaggagagcgacggcGATGGTGGCCACGGTCATGGTACAAGGAGGTGGGGCAGAGCTAGAGaggggtcgtcgtcgtcgtcggtgagggagaggaggaaggacaGGCTGCGCCGGTCGCTGCGCCTCAGGAGACTCGTCTCGCACAAGGAGCAGTATGCTACGGCGAGGAGCCATGGGGCCGGAAGGCACCACCGCGGCAGGGGCGGGGTGCCGTCCACGTCGCTGCGTGTTGACGACGGGAGGAAGTTTAAGCGCGTCCGTAGATAA
- the LOC123108054 gene encoding ankyrin-3: protein MEMEAMGKQQREEALLGAAAAGNLRLLKKMARWMGSGGQGEAAVLAAVEDGQGDRALHLAAAAGRLEVCRYLVEDLRLDVNQLNFIGDTPLYLSASYGRADAARYLLDHGADPLAGKVHSPLHGAAKEGHCEIVELLLSRGINVDLDSAQGTPLHAAAISKHHDIIKILLEHHADPNKVYGLGYAPLSWAIRAIRPMPREPLECVKLLVKAGADLNFIDFDGGSYVMLAVKFDSPGIMKFLLDAGANPNIPDECGRTPIEVAASKGSRDMVEMLFPLTSPISTLPNWSIDGIISHVKHFGLKPRDKEMYAKRRTEVKRKASEAFKRGDYYMASEMYSSTRAFDPSPDEYATILANISLCALRAGNGKAALSYATMCRMGRPLWPKACYREGAALMLLKKYERACEAFADGLKLDPTSGDIANALREAQEAAKNARRREKWPTDKSYMQNPMLCFVAEHLLSSLKTCDDNILLLLIKTSVTPIVFKYDWG, encoded by the exons ATGGAGATGGAGGCGATGGGGAAGCAGCAGAGGGAGGAGGCGCTCCTcggggccgccgccgccggcaacctCCGCCTCCTCAAGA AGATGGCGAGGTGGATGGGCTCCGGCGGGCAAGGCGAGGCCGCCGTCCTGGCGGCGGTGGAGGACGGCCAAGGGGACCGCGCGCTGCACCTGGCGGCCGCGGCGGGGCGGCTCGAGGTCTGCAGGTACCTCGTCGAGGACCTCCGCCTCGATGTCAATCAGCTCAACTTCATAG GTGACACGCCACTGTACCTTTCTGCCTCATATGGGAGAGCTGATGCTGCAAGATATCTTCTTGATCATGGTGCTGATCCACTAGCTGGCAAAGTACACTCACCTCTCCATGGCGCTGCAAAGGAAG GACATTGTGAAATAGTAGAACTGCTGCTTTCAAGAGGAATCAATGTGGATTTAGATTCTGCGCAAGGGACGCCATTGCATGCAGCTGCTATTTCTAAACACCATGACATAATTAAGATCTTGTTGGAGCACCATGCCGAT CCTAACAAGGTTTACGGTCTTGGTTATGCCCCATTGAGTTGGGCCATCCGTGCCATCAGGCCCATGCCTAGAGAGCCGTTGGAATGTGTCAAGCTACTTGTTAAG GCTGGTGCTGATCTGAATTTTATTGACTTCGATGGTGGTAGTTACGTGATGTTGGCAGTGAAGTTTGACTCACCTGGCATCATGAAGTTCTTACTAGATGCTGGTGCTAACCCCAATATTCCCGATGAA TGTGGTAGGACACCAATTGAAGTTGCTGCCTCTAAAGGCAGTAGGGACATGGTTGAAATGCTATTCCCTTTAACTTCTCCTATTTCAACGCTGCCGAACTGGAGTATTGATGGAATCATTTCTCATGTGAAACACTTTGGTTTGAAGCCGAGG GATAAAGAAATGTACGCAAAGAGAAGAACTGAAGTTAAACGGAAAGCTTCTGAGGCTTTTAAGAGAGGGGACTATTATATGGCATCAGAGATGTATAGCTCT ACAAGGGCATTTGACCCTAGTCCGGATGAGTATGCAACCATATTGGCAAATATTAGTCTATGCGCGTTGCGTGCTGGAAATGGAAAAGCTGCTCTGTCTTATGCTACCATGTGCAGAATGGGGCGACCTCTTTGGCCAAAAGCCTGCTACCGAGAAGGGGCAGCTCTTATGTTATTGAAG AAGTACGAGAGAGCATGTGAGGCTTTTGCGGATGGCTTGAAGCTTGACCCTACAAGTGGTGATATTGCAAATGCTTTAAG GGAAGCCCAAGAAGCAGCGAAGAATGCTCGTCGCCGTGAAAAGTGGCCGACTGACAAGTCTTACATGCAGAATCCGATGCTTTGTTTTGTTGCTGAGCACCTTTTGTCTAGTCTGAAAACTTGTGATGATAATATACTGTTATTGTTAATTAAGACCTCCGTCACACCCATCGTTTTTAAATATGACTGGGGATGA